A region of the Methyloprofundus sedimenti genome:
GACATTTTGGTAAAACCTTTTGGTAGTAATTTTTACAGTCATTATGACGTGTTAGTTAGTAATAATAAAATATTTATTTATATAAACTTACTATTACTATTAGTCATTGATTAAGTTGTGGATAAGCTGTTTTTCAACATTAATATCAATTTCTTAACGTGTATGTAACTATGTTATAAAGTTTAGTGTTGAGTGTGACAAAGGTGTACGTAAAAAGGCAATGAATCATTGAACACAGAATAAAAACATCTTTAAACATGGCTAATTAACAGGGTTGTACACACTTGCAAGCGCTCAAAATATTATCTGATTAGCCACAAGCTTCAACTATCTTTAAAAAAAATGCGTATAAATCTAATGTAGCCCATATGACGTTTATGGAATGCGGAGAATAGGTGCCATGAATATCCCGTATTCCGCTAGCGCCATAACGGGCAACAAAGTAGTTATTGATAGGCTGAAAATTAAACGTAATCAGGAAATATTAAAAACGGAGCTAGCTTAACTAAATGAATATTTTAGTGCTCCATTTAGGTTTGGAACATCTGCGTAAGCGAACAGTATTTTTTTGTCGATAAAATATAAGGTGCTCCGATATCAATCACATCAGGACATGTAAGGTAAAAAATATAAACTGCTGCAGATTTTATAAAGGGATGTAGCTCGAATCAGAGCAACATCCATTTCAATTTGTCTCGTTGAGCCTGGATACCTAAAGTAAGTCTGTGTAAAAAATAATTCTCCAATACTGTTTTTAATCGCATATGTATCAATCCAATACTATCGAATATGAATTCGATAGTTTAGTTTGGCAATTCTGCTGACTTTTCAATACATAAAATTTCTAAATTTGAAATCTTTGAACGGGCAATCCAAAGATCTCTCAGTGCCAGGATTTTAAGCACTTTGTAAAATCTCTAATAATTATAAGAAGGTTAAATATATAAACTTATTATTACTATTAGCAAAGCAAAAGTCTGTTGATAAGTTATTTTTTAGCTTAACTATCAGTTTATTAACCTGTTTGTAATATTGTTATAAAGCTTAGTTATAGATGTTACAAAGATGTGGGTTTAAAGGACAGTAAAAATTAATAACAGATAGAAAACATCTTTATGTATACATAGTTAACAGGCTTATGCACATGAAACTTGCTAAGCTTTACAACAATGGCAACAGATAAGGCACTATATTATTTGCAATAACAGTTTGTGCGATTTCATTAGGATGTAAGCCATCGCGCTGTATTTGAGATTTATCTAAAGCAACACCTTCGAGAATAAAGGGTACTAAAGTAATATTGCTTTTTTTAGCTATTTTTTCATAGCTGGTATAAAACATGTCAGTGTAGCGTTTTCCATAATTACTGGGTATACGCATAGTTAGTAGTAAAACTTTTGCACCCGATTTTTTTGCCTGTTCAATTATGGCAGTTAAATTTTGTTGCATGTTCTTTAAAGACAAACCTCTTAACCCATCGTTCGCACCAAGTTCAAGTATGAGTATCTCGGGTTGATATCGGGTTAGTATTTGCGGTAAACGTGCTAGTCCTCCGGCGGTAGTATCACCACTAATACTTGCATTATGCACTGTATAATCAGGATGACTGGATGCCAATTGCTTGGCCATTAAAGCAACCCAGCCATGTTGTACTTCAAATCCATAGCTAGCACTGATACTATCTCCTAAGACTACAATTGACTTTGCCTGTGTCAGCGTAGAACAAAAAAATAAAACTCCCACTAAAATAACTTTAAGCATAATGAACTCCCAAATAGATAAATATAAATCAAGCATCATTAATGTTGATAACTTGTGTAAAACAGTATCCAGTAATAATAGCGATTTGACTATCTTGTCATCAGTTAGCTTTAAAATCAAAGCCGCAGAAAGTGTAGCGATTATTGGTGCTTCAGGATCTGGGAAATCTACTTTACTGAGTTTATTGGCAGGCCTGGATGTTGCCAGCTCCGGTTCAATAGAAATACTGGGTCAATCAATTGGTAAATTTGATGAAGATGGTCGCGCAGCTTTACGTAATCAATTGATTGGTTTTGTATTTCAATCTTTTCAATTATTACCCAATCTTACTGCATTAGAAAATGTCATGTTGCCGCTAGAATTAACGGGTAATAAAAATGCAAAAAAATTGGCGGCTGATTTGTTAGATCGAGTTGGATTAAGCCAGAGATTAACACATACACCAAATCAACTGTCTGGTGGAGAACAGCAACGCGTTGCTTTAGCGCGCGCATTTGTGACTCGACCTAAAATTTTATTTGCGGATGAACCGACTGGCAACCTGGATAGCACAACAGGTGAATATATTATCGATTTACTATTTGAATTAAATCGAGAAAATCAGACGACTTTAATATTGGTGACACATGATCAGCGATTAGCAGAACATTGTGATCGCATCATTGAATTAAAAGCAGGGTGTATTATATGAATCGTTTGTTATTAGCCTTGCGCTTTTTGCACAGAGATAGTCGCTCAGGAGAATTGACTTTATTAATGTTCGCACTGATTATCGCTGTAGGAAGTTCTACCGCGATCAGTTTATTTGCCAATCGCATCAATCGCACGATGAATTTTCAGGCAGCTGAATTTTTAGCAGCAGATTTGGTACTGACTAGTCCAGACTTTATTACGCATGATATTTTGGCAAAGGCCGAAAGTTTGGGATTAAAACATTCACAGGGAACTGATTTTTCCAGTGTGCTGATGGAAAATGATGAGTTTTTATTAGCCGCTGTTAAAGCAGTGAGTGCAAACTATCCATTACATGGTTATTTAAAAATAAGACAAGACAGCTATGCTCAGGAGCAGACTGTTTATCACGGTCCTTACATAGGTGAGGCATGGGTGGAAGCGCGTATCTTGTCTGCTTTACAACTTAAATTAGGCGATTTTTTGAGAGTTGGTGAGAAATCACTGTTAATTGCCCAGATTCTGACTTATGAACCTGATAAGCAAGGCGATTTATATAGCCTATCACCCAGAGTGATGATTAATGCAGGTGATTTGGCAGAAACCAGAGTATTACAACCAGGCAGTCATGTACATCACTTTTATCAATTTGCTGGAGATGAGGCAGGTATTCTTAAATTTAAGCGCTGGCTAAAGCCTCAGCTAGGTGTATCGCAGCGTATTATGGATGTTTATGAGGATAGACCAAAACTGGGCTCTGCTTTAGAAAAAGCGGAACGTTATCTGGGCTTGTCCAGTATTGTGGTCATTTTAATTTCCGGTGTCGCGATTGCGATGGCAACAAGGCGTTATAGTGAAAGGCATTTTAACAGTAGCGCAATTTTGCGCTGTTTAGGTTATAAACAAAATGATGTGCTGCAATTATTTTTATGGCAATTTGCTTTTATCGGCTTGTGTGCCAGCAGCATCGGCTGTCTAGTAGGATGGGTTACACAGGAATTTTTATTACATACCTTGCGTGAATTATTACCGGCAAAAATAGCAGCTCCTAGCTTACTTGCTTTTTTATTCGGCATAATTATGGGAGTTGTAGTGTTATTCGGGTTTGCTTTACCCCCTTTGTTACGTCTAAAACAGGTATCGCCTTTACGTATATTGCGTCGTGACCTGGTTCCGTTACCCAGTAGTGCCTGGCTGGTATATGGATTGGCAATAACTTTGTTACTGGTGTTAATAACTCAATATACTGAAGATATGCAAATGACACTTATTATTATCGGTGCATGTGCTCTTAGTTTATTAATAATAGCGGGGCTGGTATATCTTATATTAAGTACAAGTCGTTATTTACTTGCGTATGTGAATTTAACCTGGCGCTTTGGTTTGCAAGGATTGTCAAAAAACAAGCACACAAATATTGTGCAGATATTAGCCTTTAGTATGACTTTGTTGGCAATCATATTGAGTTTTACAGTACGATCGGATTTAATCAATGACTGGCAAAAGCAATTAGCGGATGATGCACCCAATCATTTTGCTTTAAATGTTTTTGCAGATCAGAAAGATGGATTGGAGTTGGAATTAAAACAACAAGGGGTAAAAGTGAGCAAGTTTTATCCTGTCGTTAGAGGACGTCTGGTTGAAATCAATTCACAACCGGTACAGCAAATTGTGACTAAAGACTCTACAGGCGAACGTGCGATACATCGTGATTTAAGTTTAACCTGGTCGCAAGCTGTCGCTAAGGATAATAGAATTGTCGCAGGACAATGGCCGGAAAAGCGTAAGCCAGGCCTTGTTTCAATAGAACAAAAACTAGCAGAAAATCTAAAGGTTAATATTGGCGACACGTTAACATTTTCTATCGGCAGTCAACAAGTTAAGGCAGAAGTTGAT
Encoded here:
- a CDS encoding arylesterase; this translates as MLKVILVGVLFFCSTLTQAKSIVVLGDSISASYGFEVQHGWVALMAKQLASSHPDYTVHNASISGDTTAGGLARLPQILTRYQPEILILELGANDGLRGLSLKNMQQNLTAIIEQAKKSGAKVLLLTMRIPSNYGKRYTDMFYTSYEKIAKKSNITLVPFILEGVALDKSQIQRDGLHPNEIAQTVIANNIVPYLLPLL
- a CDS encoding ABC transporter ATP-binding protein; translated protein: MNSQIDKYKSSIINVDNLCKTVSSNNSDLTILSSVSFKIKAAESVAIIGASGSGKSTLLSLLAGLDVASSGSIEILGQSIGKFDEDGRAALRNQLIGFVFQSFQLLPNLTALENVMLPLELTGNKNAKKLAADLLDRVGLSQRLTHTPNQLSGGEQQRVALARAFVTRPKILFADEPTGNLDSTTGEYIIDLLFELNRENQTTLILVTHDQRLAEHCDRIIELKAGCII
- a CDS encoding ABC transporter permease; protein product: MNRLLLALRFLHRDSRSGELTLLMFALIIAVGSSTAISLFANRINRTMNFQAAEFLAADLVLTSPDFITHDILAKAESLGLKHSQGTDFSSVLMENDEFLLAAVKAVSANYPLHGYLKIRQDSYAQEQTVYHGPYIGEAWVEARILSALQLKLGDFLRVGEKSLLIAQILTYEPDKQGDLYSLSPRVMINAGDLAETRVLQPGSHVHHFYQFAGDEAGILKFKRWLKPQLGVSQRIMDVYEDRPKLGSALEKAERYLGLSSIVVILISGVAIAMATRRYSERHFNSSAILRCLGYKQNDVLQLFLWQFAFIGLCASSIGCLVGWVTQEFLLHTLRELLPAKIAAPSLLAFLFGIIMGVVVLFGFALPPLLRLKQVSPLRILRRDLVPLPSSAWLVYGLAITLLLVLITQYTEDMQMTLIIIGACALSLLIIAGLVYLILSTSRYLLAYVNLTWRFGLQGLSKNKHTNIVQILAFSMTLLAIILSFTVRSDLINDWQKQLADDAPNHFALNVFADQKDGLELELKQQGVKVSKFYPVVRGRLVEINSQPVQQIVTKDSTGERAIHRDLSLTWSQAVAKDNRIVAGQWPEKRKPGLVSIEQKLAENLKVNIGDTLTFSIGSQQVKAEVDSIRKVDWDTMKPNFYMMFSPGSIDQFAHTYITSFYLSASKKDLLNQLLKHYPAMTVLDVDLLLQQINRILSQLTAAINYLLYFALAAGFLVLFAAVQTTLDSRIYTGVLMRTLGAKRSFFQKIQWIEFSALGLIAGILAVLMSQLVIYALYYWVLKLDFTINLTLCLTVPVASALLIGLAGFWGTRSVVNQSPMQVLREL